ctagagccgcctctttctcctctgtcctcatccttctggctctgctctctcccttctctcgtcCTTGATGGTCGCACATACAGggtaacctggagaggatctgtgtcggaaccttgtcctcttactactgaagttcctcagggctccgtcctgggtcccctcctcttctctatctacaccaactctcactcagaaggaggcgcaggtactAATTCAGGCTCGTGTCAtctccttgactattgtaactctctcctggcaggtctccctgctccattccacctctgcagctcatccagaatgcagcagctcgactggtcttcaacctttcTAAactctcccacactactccactcctcctttcttcacttatcaccagtggctgcctcatccagttcaaaacattggtgctcacgtagcatgctgtgaatggatggggtccagtctccatccaggacatggtcaaaccctccatcccaacatcaagctgcttgttcctccctcactgagagcaaaacactcgactagatcacgactctttgctgcgtcagctaaatgacatgtgatggaatgtTACTGTCAGACATCCAACTATCAGAGATCAGAGTTGTGTTTAGACCTtgaagctcctcttcctcttctgcacGTTCTGTTCAGGGTGACAAATGATGACGTAGACCTTTGGCATGTAGAGCATCCCGAGAGAGACAAACGCACTGAGAGACATGGAGATAGTCAGCGTGGCAGTCTGGATGAACATCTATAGAGAAGGGAAGAGACATTTATTGAGAAATAACCTCACCAGCTGGAGCACCTGTTCAATGACACCAGAACCACCTGCAGCAGAGGTCCCAAACCACCATCTGGTATCGGGCCGCACCACAGAAGGAAcgcacttctttttttaattgaccgcATTCTCTCCTAATCATGTGTGCACGTCTCTTATGTTCTACACAAGAACCACCTACGGGACCCAGTGACACAAGGAGTAGCGAATATTTTCTGAACTCCACAGATTTGGGAGGTGTGATCATTTCTACAGTTAGAGAAATCTTCATCTCAgaacgtttttttaaaatgtttcagtatCAATAGGCAGGGAATTAATCTTTGTAATGAAGAAACACAATGTAATAGTCAGTGTGAGACAAGAAGAGGACCAATGAGGAGAAGAGGACGAGTAATTCATCGTTGAAGAATATCTTTTAATTGTCAGATGTTTTGTTTAatcttgcaaacacacactatcAATCTCAGATTCCTTTCGCTTCTCCttaaagggaggaaggaaacaaCAGATTTATCCAGTATAGGAACCAGTAAATCAAAGATGGCAGTGGGCTTAGTGGTGGCCTGACTCTGAATTGATCCCGTTAATTTGACtacatttttgttaccttctcCGTGGACTTGGCAGTACCAAAAAAGATTGGTACAAAGGCCAGCCAGATGATGCAAGTGGTGTACATGGTGAATCCGATTGGCTTGGCCTCGTTGAACGTCTCCGGAACACCTCGACTTTTCACAGCGTACACCGTGCACGTCACCTAGCAACAAAAAGAGCACAAGTTACCTAGCAACAAAGGCAGGAAAGGCTTTTTACAACACTTGTGTATAAATGGTCAAAAACCAATGTGTAATTAGAAGAGAGGTTTGGAGAAGTCAAAAGCATAAAAGCAGATCAGCTGCTCTTTAACATGGAGATCAATACTGGAGCAGCACCTTACCATTAGTACAATACTATAGCTGAGGCAgcagatgattgacaggtccgaCATGTCACATTTCAGAATGCCTCGGGCCAGATCCGGGTTGGGGGGGCGGAGCTCCTCGTAGTCAATGATGGTGTGAGGAGGGACAACGCCGAACCACACAAACACCCCGAGGACCTGAAAGACGGAGTGTTGACAGGTGAACCGTGTCTCAAGCTGTGGACGGACGGTAGTTGGATACCCGTGTTCTCACCTGGACGGAGATGAGGAAGAAGGTGATGATGAGCTGTGAGGTGGGGCTGATGAACTTTGGTGGGGTCACCGACCTCTTGCCCTGTTCGAAGATGCGGTAGATGCGGTTGGTTTTGGTCAACATGGCCGAGTAGGTGATGGCCATGCCGAggcccagcaggaggcgacgGAACGCACAAGCCACCGCACCTGGCTCCGCAATCATCAGGAAAGTGATCAGGTAGATCAGGAAGATACCTGCAGAGAGGGGGACAGATAGAGGCTGGGATTCTTCTCCTGGGGGGTGAATACCCAGTAACTTTGATTTATCCGAGACACACTTAATCAAAGAATATGTTTAATATGGATCTTTTTCTGTCCCCCAACGGGACGGCTTGGTCATCTGTCCTCTGGCAACTGTAATAAAACTGAACAACAAAACACCTCTGGCTGAATCcttatttatttgatatcaaTAACACTGCACTACTGTCTTTGTTTAATTTTATAATctaatttaaattaataaatatttcaCCCCACTGTACATACTCCTATCTCACTTTCACTTATATGTAATATGTTCTGCTTTACTATTTTGTTTCactgtgtatatattgtatttgtttattttttgctaGAACACCACACTACTTTAAAAAAGCAAAGACTAATGAGACAATTGAGCGTTATCGGACAACTCCTAGTCCCTAGCAGACTTCTTCTCTGTGGACATCAGGGCCTCAATGGCATCAGCGTTAGAAACTCATACAATCTTCCTTTAACCACTCATTATTTAGCCTTATTTAAGCAGAAAGGTTCCATCGACATACAATGTCTCATTTCCAGGGGGTCCTAGCAAAATCAAAGTACAAATAGGGACAGATAACATCAATACACAACAACAGAGACAAAATCAACATTTACACTTCTTAAAAGCAACAATATTGCTCCGTAAAACAATCAGTAGGTGCCAAATATGTCCTTCAAATGTCTTTACTTAATATGTACACTGGGTGGCGCTGTTCTTGGGTCCTGTGCTGTACTATATACGGTCATTATTGACAGCAGGTGTTGGACCCCGGAAAGTGAAAGGCTTTTGACCGCTGTCTCAGTAAGAAGGAGTCAAAGAGTATTTGTACAATagcaaaaacaaatgaactAAAACCAACAGCAACGTAAGCGTGTCTACAATCAAAGGTGAGCGCGGAGGTGACTGATGCTGACAGACAGAACAGCTCCTTTTACAGTATAATAAATACGTTTTAACATACAAACATAAGGTTTAATATAGTATTTACTATTAGTATCGGTTAAGCCTTACCAGATAGCGAAGAATGGTTTAATTAAACCAGCAATCTTTGGGTGGTTGGGACCATCAGGAGAACCTTTGAGTCCATGTTGTTCAGTCATGAGTCCATGAAAACTGATATGTACTTTGGTCATTTACATTATAAAGCTATTGCAATAACTCTCGTTCTCGTTGAATAATGTatctgaaaataatgaattgtcCTTAAACACCAAAGCTGGTTATtggacaaatatttattttcatattgtaaGAAAACACTTCATAAACTTTCATTGTGATGCTGACGATACTTAATTATATTTATCGATCAAAGcagacaaaaccaaaccaacCAGCTTGATAAACTTTAAAGGACATAAACAACTGATGACcagcaacttcctgatgttaaactctgaAGTCAGCTGTGTGGTGGTGTATTTATTCtggtaaccagcagcactgtaAAGAATCTTAGAgttctctttgaccaggatGAGTCCTTCAATGTTCACATGAAGCACACCTCAACgctttttttcatctacgtgatatatcaaaaatcaacttgctgtctcaaagtgatgcagaaaaatccCTCCCCTCACCCAGAGCAGTACTCTTCGTAGTGGTACCCATTTGTCAGCAGTACTTGTCGTAGTACTACCCACCTGTCAGCAGTACTTGTCGTAGTAGTACCCACCTGTCAGCAGTACGTAGCTGAGCTCCCTCCCTGATGCCCTGACGATGGGTGTATCGTTGAAGCGGATGAAGGTGATCACCACAGCACTTGTTGCTACGATGCCTAGTAGAGCAAGAGAAGCGGGTACTAGGGCCCAGGGAGAGTTCCACTCCAGTTTGATGATTGGAGTCTGACAACAGGTGGTTCTGTTGGGGGCGGGACGCATGTTTGATGGACAGGTCTCACAGGTAAACTCATCCAATTGGTACTGATACCCATCACAGAGCTGCAGACAGATTAGTGAGTTATCTTATCAAttgttgtatgtatgtattcataAATCAAGCatataaatatttgtatatgtaaACCAGACatataaaaagacacaaaaatactGGGACAGGTCAAAGAGACAGCTGAGAGAGACGTGTAGCTGCTAGTCTATCAGCTACAGCCTAGTGTGTTCTAAACAGGAGGAGATATTGATGAACTAAAGGGGTTTGAACCAAAATATCTCTGGAACATTAGTGTCTTTTTCTGCTGATAATAAAGATACAATGAAACTAAGATTGGAACCTGATCCTCTAAAGACCCTCAGTGCCCCCTTTAGGCTGCACTGTTGATGGATGATTGCTGGAAACAGCTGTTAATAATTCATCACTATTGTAAGGTCACATAAACATATTCATGTGTACTTTAGAACGAATCGTAATCGAGTCGTTGAGGGTTTACCTCACAGTGCCAGCAGCATGGAACTCCTTTCAccatcttctttctctctccgggGTTACAGGGAAAACTACAGATGGAGTCCGGAACAGACTTATCTCCTCCAGACCACTGCATCTCATCCAACTGAtggacagaaagagagggagacataCAGGTAGATAGACACAGGTacagacaaacagaaatgtgCATTGAGTAAAGAGGTACCCGCAGGTTTGAGCCCTATCTGCTCcatgtccttgagcaagacacccaaccctaACTGTTCTCCAGGCCCCTTTACGGCAGCACACCACCCCCATTGAGTGGGacgggttaaatgcagagaactATTTCCCCACAGGGATTAATAAAGGatacttcatttattttctttatagtAGTAGTAAAGAGAAACaggtagagagagggagggacacagatacagaaagaaagacaggttaatggagagagacaggtagagagacacATAGAAGGAGAGGGGTAGAGAAATCGGTCCAATCAGCTTCTTACATTGAGTTTCAGGTTATTGGTCCACTGGCCAATGACGTGGTAACCAGGATGGCTGTGATTGGTCATCTGGAACTGGAAGATGTCATAACGTCCAGGAGCGTCCCCGTTCTCATTGAACAAAACACTGGTACCTGCACTTCCTGTGGCACGCAAACAGGACGAGATGGGTCAGAGAGGAAGACATCCACCTGTGGTTCTACCAGTGCTTCCACTGGTTGTGTCAGCCTATTGggaatgaatgggtgaatggaATGGTGTGTTTCAAGTTTGCGATGACTAGTGTGCTGTGACATGTATTGATTGCTGTGATCTTGTATGTTCACTGTGTATTGCGTTTGAACCGTGTGAGTTGCATGCACTACTGTTCTCCACACAAACTTCCAATTGGGCTAGCAAATCACTTTCGCTTTCACCTGGACAATTATTGACCAACGTATCGAGGGTCAAAGAGGAGGAGTATAAAAAAGAGGAAGCTGCTGACTTATGGAACACGGCAGGGACAACGAGACGGTGGCAGACGAACCGAACCGGCTGCTACGGATGGAAGCAGACGAGAGCACGCCATCGTCACCGAGAGCTCGGTGGATGATCGATACTCACAATTCGTGAGCTAAGGGCCGGTTGTTGATTACTATTTCCACTGCATTAGAAGGAACTACACGGACATCCTTTGGTACCACGAGAAGCCAACGTCGATTATAATACAACGCTCACGATATGCAGCATAAAGGGAAGTAAATTATCTCCCTAAACCCTATGTGTTGTATATTGGACTGACTGAGTTACTCCTTCTGTTCTGCTGTATGTGGCTGACGTCACTGGGGGATTCCAGGGAAGCCTCTTGTGGTACTTCTGTGTCCTGGGTTACAGATCCTGTCCTGGTGCACCAGATCAGccctcccccaccccaacaCCCATCAGAAGCAAAACCTGGCGAATTGTAGCAACTTTATTCTCCCCCACACTAGTGTCTGGGCTCCTAGGCGATGCTTCATCTGATCTCAACATCCCAGCCCCGGGACAGTtctaatatttacattttcttaaagaaatGCGGTATGCCTGCTCATCTGCTGCCTTCCAGCCAGCTTCTGAAGATGTTGGTGATTCAtgtaaatgatttaaatatttaatcacgattTATCGTCATAGTtacttaaaatgaatcacagcatgtagcatgtagcatgtaAATATACACTGGTGTTGAAAAGACTCCTCCAATTCCGTTTCCATTCTACTCCATTTCGCTCTTTCAGAGATTCTCGCCACCTGACCACGCCCGCCTCACCTGTGGCCTATAAATTGATTGTGAACCCTTTGCCTCATTCTTTGCACTCTCTCCCAGCACTCTGATGTGTACTGTGTGCGTCTACGTGAATTAACGTGAGTCAGTTTATTAATTTAATTGTCTTTATGATTTACTGACAGACTGTGTACTGTTAATTGAttcctttgtttgttgtcagaCATGTGCCAAGAGCCATGTGGGAAGATTGTTTGTTTGATCCATGTTCTTACGTCGGTTAATTTGGGATTAGTGAATTTATCTCTTTGTTAGTTTGTCTTGCCGAAGTCAACCTCTGCAAATAAAATACTACTGGTGGCGAGAAACCGTGCCTTCTCCATGCCTCATTATTCACTCCATATCATTTGAGGTCTTCTGACCGAGACTGTTTGCTCACCAAACCCTCCCTCCACCTGAAACCTTTCCATTACCCGACAGTTCTTACAGGTGTGATTTGTTTGTTAATTAGTTTAGTTTAAACTCTTTCGTAGCATTAATTGCTAATCACAATTAGCATTTCTCCTTCAATGGCAATTTTAGTTTAAATGCTAGCTATTCAGTCAAGTCATGATGGCCTTATGCTAATTTATGAGTGCTTTGTAAGACAATTTTCATGTTTCCAGTTTTACAAATTTAAGAGTCCACTAAAGTCCCTAAAATCAGTGTTGGATTGATGAGTCTTTATTCCATCTGCTGTTAGCTATCTGCTAACCTAACTTCCTAAAACAAGAGCAGAATAATAACAGGTTACCAATATAAGGTAATCTTACTACTTTGCTTTCaaccagctactcaaacagacaagcctgttaACATTTTCAGACTACAGTCATCCATCCCCCCTTTTAGGGAAAACGTTAAAAGAATTGAcgttgttaaaatgggtttgcattaacgttgTTAATAAAGCGTTTAACTGACAACACTAATGAAGGTTGATGATTGAAGGTAActgaaccttgtcctcttaccactggagttcctcagggctttGTCCTGGGTCCCCTCTCCTATCTACACCAACTTTTCTTCcccggaaaaaactctcccactcaggacctgactgaacTTCGatgactccgtgttaacgcccactctgactgctaggaacctcggcgtgacacttgactcccaactctccctgacttccaacatcacagcgacaacacgatcctgtagatacatgctctacaacatcaggagaatacgaccccttctcactcagaaggcagcgcaggtactgattcaggctcttgtcttctcccgccttgactactgtaactctctgctggcaggtctctctgctaccgccatacgaccactgcagctcatccagaatgcagcagcttgaaTGCaaggtcttcaaccttccgaaatactcccacaccacttctccgttctcttcactggttaccagtggccgcccgcatccagttcaaaacattggtactcacgtaccatgctgtgaatggattgggtccagtctacatccaggacatggtgaaaccctacatcccaacccacacactccgctctgcatcaagctgcttgttcctccctctgagagaaaaacactcagcgagatcgcgactctttgcgcttggctcccagatggtggaatgagctctctgatgacatcaggactgcagagagccattacatcttccgccgaaaactcaagacacacatctttagactctaccttgactaaaacactaacaaactgtagcactaacaaatcatagcacttaaattgtacgtataatggcacttttctataacatgttttgaaactgcttatttgatgacaaTCGTTACTTGTTCtactgagtttgtatctatgtggaaatgcacttattgtcagtcgctttggataaaagcgtcagctaaatgacatgtaatgtaataaaaggtAGTTGGATAATTCATATAAGGGATGTGGTTGTCGTCTACTTATGGCCGAACTACCATTTCTTACATGCAATGCAAATCCTGCACCTCTCCCTCCAACCCATCCTGTGTGGCTCTCTGTATTCTCACCATTGAAATTGACGGCTCTGATGTAGTCCAGCAGCAGACGCCCCTCCACTGGATCCATGTCGCTGCACACCCCGGCTCTGCTGGGACACAGGTCCAGCTGCATGCTGTGCAGCGCGTAGGCCACTGTGTAGACCGCATCAATTACAAACTGGACCTTCCCCTCCTGCTCGTAGGCAGAGTCCTGACCGATCCGTTCCTCACCTGCAAGAACAAATGTATGGTGAAAGGGCGGAGGGGGTCCCACCGCCAGGGCCCGCATCCTCAGGTCCTACCTGTGCACTTCTTCTTTTCGGGGTCCACTTTGATTCCAGGACGGGTCAGTTTACACCTGAAGTCGTCCTCCCAGAACTCATTGAACCAAATGTTCCTCCGGTTGTTCTCCAGAGAACGAGACACAAAGTACTGATCAAACCCtgcgcgcacacatacacacacagtcaggtTCAGTCTCTTTCAGCCCGCCATGTTTTTCGGATTATTTCTACCGTCTATTGAAGCACGCTTGGGCAGAATTGTCACAGCGCCCTCAGCAACATCCTCTAGCTCGGTGATTGGGGAACTTTTTGCGCCCCAGCTGTCTGACCCCacgaacaggaagtgacccgtCAGGTTAGCACGCTTCGCTGCCTCAAGGACACGCCTACCAGGAAGAGAGAGGAGTTGTCTGAGTCACGTGATTATGGCCTCTTTTGGACCGAATGTGAGattgtctgtgtttttactttatgtCATCCTCGTTGGCAAAAATGATCACTCCTCTGGCGTTACTCGTCTCCATCAGACGTTTTATGATCTTATCGAATTCTACGGCTGTCGGCTCGCGTGGAATCTTCACCGACTGAGCGATACATACCCCAcctgacagagagaaagatggtTTACAGTGGGACAGGTTTACTATGAGACACAGGCTTAAAGAGACTGACTGAACATAGTAGTCTTAATGAGTAGGAACAAGGACTAGAGAACGAAGCAGTCTTATGAGTGTACTCAGTAGGTGGTGTAAGACCATaactgactatcaaagagataTTTGATTGTCTCCTGCCTTCAACAGTGCCAGGATGTAGGAaccaactgacttctacaatttcaAAGTCTCCATATTCTACCTGTCTCTTGAAGTTGAAGTTGTTCAGCAGTTAGCACGAtatggatattatgaatctgtctctGTTGACAGGATGTACCACaatccttcaaggtagctgtagttgaacctcttcttaagaaacctactctagttccagaggtgttggctacagacctatctctaatcttcccttcctctaaGATCTTAGCAAAATCCATGACAAA
This sequence is a window from Pungitius pungitius chromosome 1, fPunPun2.1, whole genome shotgun sequence. Protein-coding genes within it:
- the grm6a gene encoding glutamate receptor, metabotropic 6a isoform X1 translates to MTSSGHIPASTLLCCPHTLFCIRSTLYLWLWIAGQVGQVSSSHQHFHPHSIKIPGDITLGGLFPVHSRGPHGLPCGELKKEKGIHRMEAMLYALDQINSDPELLPNITLGARILDTCSRDTYALEQSLTFVQALIQKDTSDIRCSNGEPPLIRRPERVVGVIGASASSVSIMVANILRLFEIPQVSYASTAPELSDNNRYDFFSRVVPPDSYQAQAMLDIVRALGWNYVSTLASEGNYGESGVEAFMQISREAGGVCIAQSVKIPREPTAVEFDKIIKRLMETSNARGVIIFANEDDIKRVLEAAKRANLTGHFLFVGSDSWGAKSSPITELEDVAEGAVTILPKRASIDGFDQYFVSRSLENNRRNIWFNEFWEDDFRCKLTRPGIKVDPEKKKCTGEERIGQDSAYEQEGKVQFVIDAVYTVAYALHSMQLDLCPSRAGVCSDMDPVEGRLLLDYIRAVNFNGSAGTSVLFNENGDAPGRYDIFQFQMTNHSHPGYHVIGQWTNNLKLNLDEMQWSGGDKSVPDSICSFPCNPGERKKMVKGVPCCWHCELCDGYQYQLDEFTCETCPSNMRPAPNRTTCCQTPIIKLEWNSPWALVPASLALLGIVATSAVVITFIRFNDTPIVRASGRELSYVLLTGIFLIYLITFLMIAEPGAVACAFRRLLLGLGMAITYSAMLTKTNRIYRIFEQGKRSVTPPKFISPTSQLIITFFLISVQVLGVFVWFGVVPPHTIIDYEELRPPNPDLARGILKCDMSDLSIICCLSYSIVLMVTCTVYAVKSRGVPETFNEAKPIGFTMYTTCIIWLAFVPIFFGTAKSTEKMFIQTATLTISMSLSAFVSLGMLYMPKVYVIICHPEQNVQKRKRSFKAVVQASRVPQRSLNEKQNGEAKIEPNRLQ
- the grm6a gene encoding glutamate receptor, metabotropic 6a isoform X2, translating into MTSSGHIPASTLLCCPHTLFCIRSTLYLWLWIAGQVGQVSSSHQHFHPHSIKIPGDITLGGLFPVHSRGPHGLPCGELKKEKGIHRMEAMLYALDQINSDPELLPNITLGARILDTCSRDTYALEQSLTFVQALIQKDTSDIRCSNGEPPLIRRPERVVGVIGASASSVSIMVANILRLFEIPQVSYASTAPELSDNNRYDFFSRVVPPDSYQAQAMLDIVRALGWNYVSTLASEGNYGESGVEAFMQISREAGGVCIAQSVKIPREPTAVEFDKIIKRLMETSNARGVIIFANEDDIKRVLEAAKRANLTGHFLFVGSDSWGAKSSPITELEDVAEGAVTILPKRASIDGFDQYFVSRSLENNRRNIWFNEFWEDDFRCKLTRPGIKVDPEKKKCTGEERIGQDSAYEQEGKVQFVIDAVYTVAYALHSMQLDLCPSRAGVCSDMDPVEGRLLLDYIRAVNFNGSAGTSVLFNENGDAPGRYDIFQFQMTNHSHPGYHVIGQWTNNLKLNLDEMQWSGGDKSVPDSICSFPCNPGERKKMVKGVPCCWHCELCDGYQYQLDEFTCETCPSNMRPAPNRTTCCQTPIIKLEWNSPWALVPASLALLGIVATSAVVITFIRFNDTPIVRASGRELSYVLLTGIFLIYLITFLMIAEPGAVACAFRRLLLGLGMAITYSAMLTKTNRIYRIFEQGKRSVTPPKFISPTSQLIITFFLISVQVLGVFVWFGVVPPHTIIDYEELRPPNPDLARGILKCDMSDLSIICCLSYSIVLMVTCTVYAVKSRGVPETFNEAKPIGFTMYTTCIIWLAFVPIFFGTAKSTEKMFIQTATLTISMSLSAFVSLGMLYMPKVYVIICHPEQNVQKRKRSFKASRVPQRSLNEKQNGEAKIEPNRLQ